Proteins encoded in a region of the Neodiprion virginianus isolate iyNeoVirg1 chromosome 2, iyNeoVirg1.1, whole genome shotgun sequence genome:
- the LOC124298249 gene encoding disintegrin and metalloproteinase domain-containing protein unc-71 isoform X2 produces the protein MFWVYCGLFVLVIAVPGFTSSADSTSKREADYTLDDSFWNEESPVGEVERLLREYRQNQELVRNIGAHYYQIIYPVQLRHHEKMGISTREVGAKNPPRNGHGDNSYQNQRGRSRTGKHYHRTSILLKAFNHKFRLDLELNTQLLAPNLMQKHFLPSGAEQVSKQEIEHCFYHGTVKDYPGASAAFHTCDGVSGVIHLGNETFVMHPFYGGDMSKHPHVIFEARTKANKGCANLVTNRQPKNRRQKHILGLSEDTFTRYKRDVREATKYIETAMIIDKAMFDKRNGSTRMQVVYDAIQVANIADLYFRTLNTRVSVVYIETWQGSNQAPINKSSEINKALQNFSDYTKRKLFSVEKDTTQLLTGETFHGESGIAVPGTVCSATSVGISVDLNSYEPHLVAGTMAHMIGHNIGMGHDNGREQCICRDWHGCIMAQSIVGLENVQPYKFSGCSKSDYEDALRLGHGICLLNKPNELASSVTGTCGNKKIDDGEDCDCGTIENCHEKDPCCDPITCKLTTEAECAGGPCCDNCKLRARGVVCRESTNECDLSEVCSGESGQCPIDVYKKNGSPCGNNSGYCFDGVCPALNLQCEQVWGYGGIAADKQCFEQFNSKGAINGHCGTDSSGHLVKCEAENIHCGSLQCQSGNKQPVISGMDQLYSRTIISIKGQDYECKSTTGTVEGSEMPDMGLVRDGTTCGDNLICVNQTCTSRFPHEHTGKCPTNRDDNECSGKGICTNRNKCHCNNGWAGPDCSILQELTTAGPTTSSTAMSGKSGLESKMAKKETPYENYHGSNTIFLVGMLMSVVGGVFIVFALMALCYRSVVVHKNFSLCLRRKSTIQKYDPPYSKKPAQKNYTGVSGNHNPEDAALDRVNKMLTFGSMPSYSRDESQRVLFRPMNNVVTGDGTRLKEHKPQTKRSGIEVEDGGTGAEEAVSFIDLPPNSLAKLPEKGILKKHGGYGIVMPDSCIKEKWADVDSHESDNQDAIMSQSENNLGGLLGIGGGGTISEVERTLKSLNGYHEDIIEALRNAASHRGLATTPSGSCSLLNEDAVRKSLAECDYVDSYSKRSGSQENMCENIRDDHSENRDDEDDDGAVPPCGTIRIRNLEDLIRQLEHHSMRNMSPSGSEDIRISESDRQYRIDSSVCSESSQGSRRCSRGRDDDSRFVYARYRQPSSGRSPYGTHQRPLGHQMHEEEGIYETADPDRGSNNRGETPDSESDAFIQAQQQLARWTNEDGVQYRPPQQSPPFPTSSTGTTIHQPHLKLLLQLRKQQELQRQKQQAGLEMEKKREEGQEEELDMEYQEERKDMEDSEQRQQQGTENHPIKHRGYYPSPPHSENGLHDMHVEKEAINAQSQQQNPPEIHHGIDVNHMPNVNNCPLDDEEDDDDNFSLDCNIKNDSQKELLNTNNTSNNENTALLPPSHFPEYKH, from the exons agGCCGACTATACTTTAGATGATTCCTTTTGGAATGAAGAAAGTCCTGTTG gcGAGGTTGAGAGATTACTACGCGAATACAGACAGAACCAAGAGCTAGTACGAAATATCGGGGCCCATTACTATCAGATAATATACCCGGTCCAGTTGCGGCATCACGAGAAAATGGGAATATCCACAAGAGAAGTTGGGGCCAAG AACCCGCCAAGAAACGGACACGGAGATAACAGTTATCAGAATCAAAGAGGACGATCACGC ACGGGAAAACACTATCATCGGACGTCCATTCTTCTCAAGGCCTTCAACCATAAATTTCGTCTAGACTTAGAATTAAATAC GCAACTGTTAGCTCCGAATTTGATGCAGAAGCACTTTTTGCCAAGCGGTGCCGAACAAGTATCGAAACAG GAAATCGAGCACTGTTTTTATCACGGAACGGTCAAGGATTACCCGGGAGCAAGTGCGGCTTTTCACACCTGCGACGGAGTGAGCGGTGTTATTCATTTAGGCAACGAAACATTCGTCATGCATCCCTTCTACGGCGGGGATATGTCG AAACATCCACACGTCATATTTGAAGCTCGTACAAAGGCTAATAAAGGCTGCGCAAATCTGGTTACTAATCGTCAGCCAAAAAATCGTAGGCAAAAACATATCCTCGGCCTTTCCGAAGACACATTCACCCGGTACAAACGTGACGTCCGCGAGGCCACAAAGTACATCGAAACAGCCATGATAATCGACAAGGCTATG TTTGACAAGAGGAATGGCAGTACGAGAATGCAAGTTGTCTACGACGCGATACAGGTTGCGAATATTGCAGACTTG TACTTTCGCACCCTGAATACAAGAGTGTCTGTAGTCTACATAGAAACGTGGCAAGGAAGTAACCAGGCACCGATAAACAAGAGCAGCGAAATAAATAAGGCACTTCAGAACTTCAGCGATTATACAAAGAGGAAACTTTTCAGCGTTGAGAAAGACACTACGCAGTTACTGAC GGGCGAAACATTCCACGGAGAATCGGGCATCGCGGTACCGGGAACGGTATGTTCAGCAACCTCGGTGGGAATAAGCGTCGACCTGAACAGTTACGAGCCTCACCTAGTCGCCGGTACGATGGCTCACATGATAGGTCACAACATCGGAATGGGTCACGACAACGGGA gAGAGCAATGCATCTGCAGAGACTGGCACGGTTGTATAATGGCGCAGTCGATAGTAGGCCTGGAAAATGTTCAACCGTATAAATTTTCCGGATGCAGTAAATCGGACTACGAAGACGCGTTGAGACTAGGCCACGGTATTTGTTTGCTCAACAAACCAAACGAG CTGGCATCATCGGTGACGGGGACTTGTGGCAACAAGAAAATCGACGACGGAGAAGACTGCGATTGCGGTACGATTGAAAATTGTCATGAAAAAGATCCCTGCTGTGATCCGATCACCTGCAAGCTAACCACCGAAGCGGAATGCGCTGGAGGTCCGTGCTGTGACAACTGCAAG CTTCGTGCTCGGGGCGTCGTTTGCCGTGAGTCAACAAACGAGTGCGACCTCTCCGAGGTGTGTTCCGGTGAATCGGGCCAGTGTCCGATCGACGTCTACAAGAAAAACGGAAGCCCCTGCGGCAACAACAGCGGATATTGTTTCGACGGCGTTTGTCCGGCCCTTAATCTACAGTGCGAACAGGTCTGGGGATACGGCGGTATCGCTGCCGACAAACAGTGCTTCGAACAGTTCAACTCCAAGGGGGCGATAAACGGTCATTGCGGGACCGACTCGAGTGGTCATCTGGTCAAGTGCGAGGCAGA GAACATTCATTGCGGTTCGCTGCAGTGCCAATCTGGTAACAAACAGCCGGTTATTTCGGGCATGGATCAGCTTTACTCGAGAACTATAATCAGCATAAAGGGTCAAGACTACGAGTGCAA GTCGACAACAGGGACTGTTGAGGGCTCCGAAATGCCGGACATGGGTCTAGTCAGAGACGGGACAACGTGCGGCGACAATCTG ATATGCGTCAATCAGACATGCACCAGTCGCTTTCCACACGAGCACACTGGCAAATGTCCTACAAATCGTGACGATAACGAATGCTCGGGAAAAGGA ATATGCACGAACAGAAATAAATGCCACTGTAATAACGGATGGGCAGGGCCCGACTGTTCGATACTTCAGGAGCTGACAACAGCGGGGCCAACAACATCCAGCACAGCAATGTCTGGTAAATCTGGCCTAGAGAGTAAAATGGCGAAGAAAGAAACCCCCTACG AGAACTACCACGGCTCAAACACTATATTTTTAGTTGGTATGCTCATGTCGGTGGTAGGGGGTGTTTTCATAGTATTTGCTCTGATGGCTCTCTGCTACAGGTCAGTCGTAGTACATAAAAACTTCTCCCTCTGTCTCAG AAGGAAAAGCACCATACAAAAATACGATCCACCATATTCAAAAAAACCAGCACAGAAAAACTACACAGGCGTATCCGGTAACCACAACCCCGAGGACGCCGCCCTCGACAGAGTCAACAAGATGCTCACATTCGGCAGCATGCCGTCCTACAG CCGCGACGAGAGCCAGCGCGTCCTGTTCCGACCCATGAATAACGTCGTCACCGGGGACGGGACACGGCTAAA GGAGCATAAGCCACAGACGAAGAGGTCGGGAATCGAAGTGGAAGACGGAGGTACGGGAGCCGAGGAGGCTGTCTCTTTCATTGATCTCCCACCAAACAGTCTCGCAAAGTTGCCTGAGAAAGGAATTTTAAAGAAACACGGTGGTTATGGTATTGTAATGCCTGATAGTTGTATAAAAGAAAAGTGGGCCGATGTCGACTCACACGAATCGGATAACCAAGACGCGATAATGTCCCAGTCGGAAAATAACTTGGGTGGCTTGTTAGGTATAGGGGGTGGTGGAACGATATCGGAGGTTGAAAGGACACTAAAAAGCTTAAACGGTTACCACGAGGACATAATAGAGGCCCTGCGAAATGCCGCATCGCATCGGGGCCTCGCGACAACGCCGTCGGGGAGTTGCAGCCTCCTCAACGAGGACGCTGTCAGGAAGTCGTTGGCCGAGTGCGACTACGTCGATTCTTACAGCAAGCGCTCGGGCAGCCAGGAAAATATGTGCGAAAATATACGCGACGATCATTCGGAGAATcgcgacgacgaggacgacgacggTGCCGTTCCACCTTGCGGTACAATACGCATAAGGAACCTCGAGGACCTCATCAGACAGCTGGAGCACCATTCGATGCGCAACATGAGTCCGAGCGGTTCCGAGGACATTCGGATATCCGAGAGCGATCGTCAGTACAGGATAGACTCGTCCGTATGCAGCGAATCTTCTCAAGG AAGTCGTCGGTGCAGTCGAGGACGCGACGACGATTCGAGATTCGTTTACGCCAGATATCGACAGCCGTCGTCAGGTCGCAGTCCTTACGGAACTCACCAACGTCCGCTCGGACATCAGATGCACGAAGAGGAAGGTATATACGAAACTGCGGACCCCGACAGGGGCTCGAACAACAGGGGTGAAACACCAGACAGCGAAAG TGATGCATTTATTCAAGCTCAACAACAATTAGCCCGGTGGACGAATGAGGATGGAGTTCAATATCGACCGCCGCAGCAGAGCCCACCCTTCCCAACGTCATCGACGGGAACAACGATTCATCAGCCGCACCTGAAACTGCTACTACAATTAAGAAAACAACAGGAACTACAGCGGCAGAAGCAGCAAGCCGGACTGGAgatggagaaaaagagagaggaaggTCAGGAGGAAGAATTGGATATGGAGTATCAGGAAGAGCGAAAAGATATGGAGGATTCGGAACAACGACAGCAACAGGGAACGGAAAATCATCCGATAAAACATCGCGGCTATTATCCCTCCCCGCCCCATTCAGAAAACGGCCTTCACGACATGCACGTCGAAAAGGAGGCAATAAATGCTCAATCCCAACAACAAAACCCCCCCGAAATTCATCATGGAATCGATGTAAATCACATGCCTAATGTTAACAATTGCCCACTAGACGACGAGGAAGACGACGATGATAATTTTAGTCTAGATTGTAACATAAAGAACGATTCCCAGAAAGAATTATTAAATACCAACAACACtagtaataatgaaaatactgCCCTACTGCCCCCTTCGCATTTTCCTGAGTACAAgcattga
- the LOC124298249 gene encoding disintegrin and metalloproteinase domain-containing protein unc-71 isoform X11 has product MFWVYCGLFVLVIAVPGFTSSADSTSKREADYTLDDSFWNEESPVGEVERLLREYRQNQELVRNIGAHYYQIIYPVQLRHHEKMGISTREVGAKNPPRNGHGDNSYQNQRGRSRTGKHYHRTSILLKAFNHKFRLDLELNTQLLAPNLMQKHFLPSGAEQVSKQEIEHCFYHGTVKDYPGASAAFHTCDGVSGVIHLGNETFVMHPFYGGDMSQKHPHVIFEARTKANKGCANLVTNRQPKNRRQKHILGLSEDTFTRYKRDVREATKYIETAMIIDKAMFDKRNGSTRMQVVYDAIQVANIADLYFRTLNTRVSVVYIETWQGSNQAPINKSSEINKALQNFSDYTKRKLFSVEKDTTQLLTGETFHGESGIAVPGTVCSATSVGISVDLNSYEPHLVAGTMAHMIGHNIGMGHDNGREQCICRDWHGCIMAQSIVGLENVQPYKFSGCSKSDYEDALRLGHGICLLNKPNELASSVTGTCGNKKIDDGEDCDCGTIENCHEKDPCCDPITCKLTTEAECAGGPCCDNCKLRARGVVCRESTNECDLSEVCSGESGQCPIDVYKKNGSPCGNNSGYCFDGVCPALNLQCEQVWGYGGIAADKQCFEQFNSKGAINGHCGTDSSGHLVKCEAENIHCGSLQCQSGNKQPVISGMDQLYSRTIISIKGQDYECKSTTGTVEGSEMPDMGLVRDGTTCGDNLICVNQTCTSRFPHEHTGKCPTNRDDNECSGKGICTNRNKCHCNNGWAGPDCSILQELTTAGPTTSSTAMSGKSGLESKMAKKETPYENYHGSNTIFLVGMLMSVVGGVFIVFALMALCYRSVVVHKNFSLCLRRKSTIQKYDPPYSKKPAQKNYTGVSGNHNPEDAALDRVNKMLTFGSMPSYREHKPQTKRSGIEVEDGGIGGGGTISEVERTLKSLNGYHEDIIEALRNAASHRGLATTPSGSCSLLNEDAVRKSLAECDYVDSYSKRSGSQENMCENIRDDHSENRDDEDDDGAVPPCGTIRIRNLEDLIRQLEHHSMRNMSPSGSEDIRISESDRQYRIDSSVCSESSQGSRRCSRGRDDDSRFVYARYRQPSSGRSPYGTHQRPLGHQMHEEEGIYETADPDRGSNNRGETPDSESDAFIQAQQQLARWTNEDGVQYRPPQQSPPFPTSSTGTTIHQPHLKLLLQLRKQQELQRQKQQAGLEMEKKREEGQEEELDMEYQEERKDMEDSEQRQQQGTENHPIKHRGYYPSPPHSENGLHDMHVEKEAINAQSQQQNPPEIHHGIDVNHMPNVNNCPLDDEEDDDDNFSLDCNIKNDSQKELLNTNNTSNNENTALLPPSHFPEYKH; this is encoded by the exons agGCCGACTATACTTTAGATGATTCCTTTTGGAATGAAGAAAGTCCTGTTG gcGAGGTTGAGAGATTACTACGCGAATACAGACAGAACCAAGAGCTAGTACGAAATATCGGGGCCCATTACTATCAGATAATATACCCGGTCCAGTTGCGGCATCACGAGAAAATGGGAATATCCACAAGAGAAGTTGGGGCCAAG AACCCGCCAAGAAACGGACACGGAGATAACAGTTATCAGAATCAAAGAGGACGATCACGC ACGGGAAAACACTATCATCGGACGTCCATTCTTCTCAAGGCCTTCAACCATAAATTTCGTCTAGACTTAGAATTAAATAC GCAACTGTTAGCTCCGAATTTGATGCAGAAGCACTTTTTGCCAAGCGGTGCCGAACAAGTATCGAAACAG GAAATCGAGCACTGTTTTTATCACGGAACGGTCAAGGATTACCCGGGAGCAAGTGCGGCTTTTCACACCTGCGACGGAGTGAGCGGTGTTATTCATTTAGGCAACGAAACATTCGTCATGCATCCCTTCTACGGCGGGGATATGTCG CAGAAACATCCACACGTCATATTTGAAGCTCGTACAAAGGCTAATAAAGGCTGCGCAAATCTGGTTACTAATCGTCAGCCAAAAAATCGTAGGCAAAAACATATCCTCGGCCTTTCCGAAGACACATTCACCCGGTACAAACGTGACGTCCGCGAGGCCACAAAGTACATCGAAACAGCCATGATAATCGACAAGGCTATG TTTGACAAGAGGAATGGCAGTACGAGAATGCAAGTTGTCTACGACGCGATACAGGTTGCGAATATTGCAGACTTG TACTTTCGCACCCTGAATACAAGAGTGTCTGTAGTCTACATAGAAACGTGGCAAGGAAGTAACCAGGCACCGATAAACAAGAGCAGCGAAATAAATAAGGCACTTCAGAACTTCAGCGATTATACAAAGAGGAAACTTTTCAGCGTTGAGAAAGACACTACGCAGTTACTGAC GGGCGAAACATTCCACGGAGAATCGGGCATCGCGGTACCGGGAACGGTATGTTCAGCAACCTCGGTGGGAATAAGCGTCGACCTGAACAGTTACGAGCCTCACCTAGTCGCCGGTACGATGGCTCACATGATAGGTCACAACATCGGAATGGGTCACGACAACGGGA gAGAGCAATGCATCTGCAGAGACTGGCACGGTTGTATAATGGCGCAGTCGATAGTAGGCCTGGAAAATGTTCAACCGTATAAATTTTCCGGATGCAGTAAATCGGACTACGAAGACGCGTTGAGACTAGGCCACGGTATTTGTTTGCTCAACAAACCAAACGAG CTGGCATCATCGGTGACGGGGACTTGTGGCAACAAGAAAATCGACGACGGAGAAGACTGCGATTGCGGTACGATTGAAAATTGTCATGAAAAAGATCCCTGCTGTGATCCGATCACCTGCAAGCTAACCACCGAAGCGGAATGCGCTGGAGGTCCGTGCTGTGACAACTGCAAG CTTCGTGCTCGGGGCGTCGTTTGCCGTGAGTCAACAAACGAGTGCGACCTCTCCGAGGTGTGTTCCGGTGAATCGGGCCAGTGTCCGATCGACGTCTACAAGAAAAACGGAAGCCCCTGCGGCAACAACAGCGGATATTGTTTCGACGGCGTTTGTCCGGCCCTTAATCTACAGTGCGAACAGGTCTGGGGATACGGCGGTATCGCTGCCGACAAACAGTGCTTCGAACAGTTCAACTCCAAGGGGGCGATAAACGGTCATTGCGGGACCGACTCGAGTGGTCATCTGGTCAAGTGCGAGGCAGA GAACATTCATTGCGGTTCGCTGCAGTGCCAATCTGGTAACAAACAGCCGGTTATTTCGGGCATGGATCAGCTTTACTCGAGAACTATAATCAGCATAAAGGGTCAAGACTACGAGTGCAA GTCGACAACAGGGACTGTTGAGGGCTCCGAAATGCCGGACATGGGTCTAGTCAGAGACGGGACAACGTGCGGCGACAATCTG ATATGCGTCAATCAGACATGCACCAGTCGCTTTCCACACGAGCACACTGGCAAATGTCCTACAAATCGTGACGATAACGAATGCTCGGGAAAAGGA ATATGCACGAACAGAAATAAATGCCACTGTAATAACGGATGGGCAGGGCCCGACTGTTCGATACTTCAGGAGCTGACAACAGCGGGGCCAACAACATCCAGCACAGCAATGTCTGGTAAATCTGGCCTAGAGAGTAAAATGGCGAAGAAAGAAACCCCCTACG AGAACTACCACGGCTCAAACACTATATTTTTAGTTGGTATGCTCATGTCGGTGGTAGGGGGTGTTTTCATAGTATTTGCTCTGATGGCTCTCTGCTACAGGTCAGTCGTAGTACATAAAAACTTCTCCCTCTGTCTCAG AAGGAAAAGCACCATACAAAAATACGATCCACCATATTCAAAAAAACCAGCACAGAAAAACTACACAGGCGTATCCGGTAACCACAACCCCGAGGACGCCGCCCTCGACAGAGTCAACAAGATGCTCACATTCGGCAGCATGCCGTCCTACAG GGAGCATAAGCCACAGACGAAGAGGTCGGGAATCGAAGTGGAAGACGGAG GTATAGGGGGTGGTGGAACGATATCGGAGGTTGAAAGGACACTAAAAAGCTTAAACGGTTACCACGAGGACATAATAGAGGCCCTGCGAAATGCCGCATCGCATCGGGGCCTCGCGACAACGCCGTCGGGGAGTTGCAGCCTCCTCAACGAGGACGCTGTCAGGAAGTCGTTGGCCGAGTGCGACTACGTCGATTCTTACAGCAAGCGCTCGGGCAGCCAGGAAAATATGTGCGAAAATATACGCGACGATCATTCGGAGAATcgcgacgacgaggacgacgacggTGCCGTTCCACCTTGCGGTACAATACGCATAAGGAACCTCGAGGACCTCATCAGACAGCTGGAGCACCATTCGATGCGCAACATGAGTCCGAGCGGTTCCGAGGACATTCGGATATCCGAGAGCGATCGTCAGTACAGGATAGACTCGTCCGTATGCAGCGAATCTTCTCAAGG AAGTCGTCGGTGCAGTCGAGGACGCGACGACGATTCGAGATTCGTTTACGCCAGATATCGACAGCCGTCGTCAGGTCGCAGTCCTTACGGAACTCACCAACGTCCGCTCGGACATCAGATGCACGAAGAGGAAGGTATATACGAAACTGCGGACCCCGACAGGGGCTCGAACAACAGGGGTGAAACACCAGACAGCGAAAG TGATGCATTTATTCAAGCTCAACAACAATTAGCCCGGTGGACGAATGAGGATGGAGTTCAATATCGACCGCCGCAGCAGAGCCCACCCTTCCCAACGTCATCGACGGGAACAACGATTCATCAGCCGCACCTGAAACTGCTACTACAATTAAGAAAACAACAGGAACTACAGCGGCAGAAGCAGCAAGCCGGACTGGAgatggagaaaaagagagaggaaggTCAGGAGGAAGAATTGGATATGGAGTATCAGGAAGAGCGAAAAGATATGGAGGATTCGGAACAACGACAGCAACAGGGAACGGAAAATCATCCGATAAAACATCGCGGCTATTATCCCTCCCCGCCCCATTCAGAAAACGGCCTTCACGACATGCACGTCGAAAAGGAGGCAATAAATGCTCAATCCCAACAACAAAACCCCCCCGAAATTCATCATGGAATCGATGTAAATCACATGCCTAATGTTAACAATTGCCCACTAGACGACGAGGAAGACGACGATGATAATTTTAGTCTAGATTGTAACATAAAGAACGATTCCCAGAAAGAATTATTAAATACCAACAACACtagtaataatgaaaatactgCCCTACTGCCCCCTTCGCATTTTCCTGAGTACAAgcattga